A stretch of the Streptomyces sp. WMMB303 genome encodes the following:
- a CDS encoding ATP-binding protein, translating into MRRDLRAGRPLESAVASRARVEPERYDRVLAELKLQRPGEGVPVVDAEPPQPAAAVPDENSTHPASRGGVRLFVPGARVVSTGAVAQVVEAVGHTAAARGIGCVFGEPGVGKTVAVQQALHLLPSRIPVWRAVVGVKPGMPQMRASLLEACGLSAASLAHRAQAADRALTETLRQPGVVFLDDAQRLSPPLLDYCICGCCGTSRERPPRCCCAGRARSV; encoded by the coding sequence GTGAGGCGGGATCTGCGCGCGGGCCGCCCGCTTGAGTCGGCCGTGGCCTCGCGGGCCCGGGTGGAGCCCGAGCGGTATGACCGGGTCCTGGCCGAGCTGAAGCTGCAGCGTCCGGGAGAGGGTGTGCCGGTGGTCGACGCCGAACCACCGCAGCCTGCTGCGGCCGTCCCGGACGAGAACAGCACTCACCCCGCTTCGCGTGGCGGGGTGCGGCTGTTCGTGCCCGGGGCGCGCGTGGTCTCGACTGGCGCGGTGGCCCAGGTGGTGGAGGCGGTCGGGCATACGGCGGCGGCGCGGGGGATCGGGTGTGTGTTCGGGGAGCCGGGGGTGGGCAAGACGGTGGCGGTGCAGCAAGCGCTGCATCTGCTGCCCTCACGGATACCGGTCTGGCGGGCGGTGGTCGGGGTGAAGCCGGGCATGCCCCAGATGCGCGCCTCCCTACTGGAGGCATGCGGACTTTCCGCGGCTTCTCTGGCCCACCGCGCCCAAGCGGCCGACCGTGCCCTGACAGAGACGCTGCGGCAGCCAGGTGTGGTCTTCCTCGATGACGCGCAGCGGTTGTCTCCGCCGTTGCTGGACTACTGTATCTGCGGCTGCTGTGGGACGAGCCGGGAACGGCCGCCGCGTTGCTGCTGTGCGGGGCGGGCGCGGAGCGTGTGA